From one Eucalyptus grandis isolate ANBG69807.140 chromosome 9, ASM1654582v1, whole genome shotgun sequence genomic stretch:
- the LOC104427223 gene encoding protein ACCELERATED CELL DEATH 6 produces MEHAVSIDRSAICTTQNERLEALKRRFVPTPDSQQEHGDGDLNKITDRRLHEATKKRDIEKFIDELEKLSESRKLALSLIFDQVTPSRNSVLHAAARLEDLKARYVPTPDNQHQLGDGDLNKIMDRDLYEATKEGDVEKFINALEKVSELRKLALSLIIDQVTPSGNSLLHVAASFGKIDVMELILIHFPNTVTQKNSSEDTALHVAIQDGRFNAIEKLIRLGTDSEIIYRKNKDSISPLYLAIEKCESSGEKLCEGERWKILQLLLQESARDEAYAVKIQGMSPVLAALKKSNKDILKEIIDQLPKLLHVRDENGWTPLHAAAWDGNVEAMEILLSKCPYLALQTDKNGSYPIHIACERKIEALVVMKVTLVKLHPLSGTIGLLIKETWPDLAEIKNKKGQNILHVAAKAGSDDAVQCILELSSEPVIIEKLVNSKDVDGNTPLHLASMHNHCEVMRSLTKVKGICSEHCNNDGLTALDVAMKSRSLSTENPVLLGRAILIVAGILQSEDRDILSLREQGCGESKSSPAEWIKDRVNTLLLVATLVASVTFTAGVTLPGGYNASSDPHPGTATMLHKGMFQLFVISNMLAMCSSILAVVVLLWGLSRDFYVAELAYHSAGPLLLMALIGMSVAFLAAVTVAVSKLTWLRNLVLSVGVLYLAKVVVVLSALIFPSSKSAMRIVVLYYMAVSKVRRFVKSCVWSFGFIMFIGSVLSYFLCYLLMGKDFLASF; encoded by the exons ATGGAGCATGCTGTGAGCATCGACAGGAGTGCAATATGCACAACGCAAAACGAAAGGCTTGAAGCTCTGAAGAGGAGATTCGTCCCGACTCCAGATAGCCAACAGGAGCATGGAGATGGCGATCTAAACAAAATTACGGATCGTCGCCTACATGAAGCCACAAAGAAACGGGACATCGAGAAATTCATCGATGAATTAGAAAAGTTGTCTGAGTCAAGGAAACTAGCTTTGTCGCTAATCTTTGACCAAGTCACCCCCTCCAGGAATTCAGTGCTTCATGCAGCAGCAAGGCTTGAAGATTTGAAGGCAAGATACGTCCCGACTCCAGATAACCAACACCAGCTCGGAGATGGTGATCTAAACAAAATTATGGATCGTGACCTATATGAAGCCACGAAAGAAGGGGATGTCGAGAAATTCATCAATGCATTAGAAAAAGTGTCTGAGTTGAGGAAACTAGCTTTGTCGCTAATCATCGACCAAGTCACCCCCTCTGGAAATTCGTTGCTTCATGTAGCAGCAAGCTTTGGAAAAATTGATGTCATGGAGCTCATTCTCATTCATTTTCCTAACACGGTGACCCAGAAAAACTCCTCAGAGGATACTGCACTCCATGTTGCCATTCAAGATGGGAGGTTCAATGCAATAGAAAAGCTAATTCGTTTGGGAACAGACTCGGAAATCATATACCGGAAGAACAAGGATAGTATATCTCCATTGTATCTGGCAATCGAGAAGTGCGAGTCTTCTGGAGAGAAACTGTGCGAGGGGGAGCGTTGGAAgattcttcagcttctcttgCAAGAATCCGCTCGAGATGAAGCTTATGCTGTCAAGATACAGGGCATGTCACCAGTTTTGGCCGCGCTCAAGAAGAGTAATAAAG ATATATTGAAAGAAATTATAGATCAGCTTCCGAAGTTACTTCACGTGCGCGATGAAAACGGGTGGACACCACTGCACGCAGCAGCATGGGATGGAAATGTTGAAGCAATGGAGATCCTGCTGAGTAAATGCCCTTATCTCGCCCTTCAAACGGACAAAAACGGCTCCTACCCAATTCACATTGCTTGCGAACGCAAGATCGAGGCATTGGTAGTGATGAAGGTAACTCTAGTGAAACTACATCCGCTGTCTGGAACAATCGGCCTTTTAATAAAAGAGACGTGGCCCGACCTGGCAGagatcaaaaacaaaaagggtcaGAATATTCTTCACGTTGCAGCCAAGGCCGGGAGTGACGATGCAGTCCAATGCATACTCGAGTTAAGCAGTGAGCCCGTCATCATCGAGAAGCTGGTGAATTCCAAAGATGTCGATGGGAACACACCCCTCCATTTGGCATCGATGCACAACCATTGCGAAGTTATGCGCTCTTTGACCAAGGTCAAAGGGATTTGCTCGGAGCATTGCAACAATGATGGGTTGACCGCCCTGGATGTGGCCATGAAATCTAGAAGCTTGTCAACGGAAAATCCAGTG TTACTAGGACGTGCTATTTTGATTGTTGCTGGTATTTTGCAAAGCGAGGATCGAGACATTCTGTCGCTAAGAGAACAAGGTTGTGGAGAGAGCAAATCATCTCCAGCGGAATGGATCAAGGACCGGGTTAATACTTTATTGCTAGTGGCCACGCTTGTGGCCTCTGTCACGTTCACTGCGGGCGTCACCTTGCCCGGTGGATATAACGCATCTAGTGATCCCCACCCAGGAACGGCGACCATGTTGCATAAGGGAATGTTTCAACTTTTTGTAATTTCCAACATGTTAGCCATGTGCAGCTCCATTCTTGCAGTCGTAGTCCTCCTCTGGGGTCTCAGTAGAGATTTCTACGTTGCAGAACTAGCTTACCACTCAGCAGGGCCATTGTTGTTGATGGCTCTCATCGGCATGTCAGTGGCTTTTTTGGCAGCGGTAACTGTTGCAGTGAGCAAACTTACTTGGCTCAGGAACCTTGTTCTGTCCGTTGGAGTCCTTTACCTCGCGAAGGTCGTGGTGGTTTTATCAGCCTTGATATTCCCATCCTCCAAGTCTGCTATGCGTATTGTGGTCCTTTACTATATGGCAGTATCTAAAGTCAGGAGATTTGTCAAATCTTGTGTTTGGTCTTTTGGCTTTATTATGTTTATAGGATCTGTATTGTCATACTTTCTCTGTTACCTACTGATGGGAAAAGATTTCCTCGCTAGTTTCTGA